From the genome of Vibrio orientalis CIP 102891 = ATCC 33934:
CACAGCAGCGGCTCTGCACATTTTAGTTAAGCACAAAGAGCAAGCAGAAGACATCATCAAGCAGCTAAAGAAAGGCGCAAAGTTTCAAACTTTAGCTAAGAAATATTCCACCTGCCCATCGGGCAAAAAGGGTGGTGATCTTGGTGAATTCCGCCGTGGTCAAATGGTCCCTCAGTTCGATAAAGTGTGCTTCTCTGGTGAAACACTGGTTCCACATTTAGTGAAGACCAAATTCGGGTGGCATGTTGTGAAGGTTTTGTACCGTATTTAATTAATCTTGTATACTAGAACTCTCAGTAGTTTATAATGTACTACGTTGAAATTACTGAGAATTCTTGATGTACACCCCTCAATTGCTTAGTGAACATTACAGCCAGATCACTACTCCTCAATCAGAACAACCATTAGCCATCCTTTACTCACGATTCAGTTCCCGTAACCAAGTGGGCAATGATTCTATCAATCGCCAGCTAGAAGGTGCTCAAAAGTTTTGTGAGTACCACAATCTAAAGTTATCTGAAGCTAACTACTCCGACTTGGGAATAAGTGCCTACAAAGACAATGTCCGTGAAGGACTTGAACTACTTTTGAACGCTGTCCGTGATGGAACCATTCCTGCTAATAGCTGGATTCTGTGTCACACAACATGCCGTCTATCCCGTAAAGGCTTTCAACATGTGCTTAAACTAGTGAGTGAACTAGTAGCCACTGGTTGTAAGTTCTGCACGATTAATGACAACCAAGTGTATGATTCAACAAACATCAACAAGTTGAGTAGTGCTTTACCGCTCATTATTTCTGCTGATTTGGCGTTCAGTGAATCAGAGAAAAAGTCATTAATGATCAAGCATGCTAAAGAGCAAACGCGCAAAAATCGTAAGATTGTTGGTAAGCAGCCATACTGGATCACTCTTCAAGATGGCAAGCCAATGCTTAATGACTTTTCAACGATTGTTAAGACTATTATTGATCTCCGTTTAAAGGGTTACTCTGCGCAACGCATTGCCAAGCAGCTTAATGCAGATGGTCATCTAAGCCCTACAGGGAAATCATGGGGTGCAGCTGCGATCAGAAAGACGATTGATAACCATGTGCTCTATGGAGCCAAAGAATATAGTGAGATGAAAGATGGTAAATTAGTGCCAGTTGAAATCGTTGAGGATCTGTATCCTGCTCTGTGTTCAAAAAGCATTTGGTTGCAAATCAAATATGAAAAGGGCACAAAAGAAGTAGGTAAGCGAAGTAAGAGCAGCCCATTTAGCAAACTGTTGCGTTGTGCATGTTGTGGCTCAGCCATGACCACTCGAAGCACGTATCAAAAAGGTGTCAAATACGATTACCGTGTTTGCATTCGTTCAACTGAGGGTAGCTGTGATCAAAAATCCCGTTTCCGTGATCTAGACAATATCATCCTAGGTGAACTCAAACACTTGAAGTATGAAGTAAAGACACATGCAACAGTTGAAGTTGATAGCATTAAGGTGTTTCAAGATAAGCTAACTTTGCTAAATCAAACGAAAGAGTTACTTCAATCAAATCCTACTGCTCTAGCAGCAATTTACGCTGATATTGCCAAAACAGAGCAAGAGCTACATGAAGCAAAGCGCACAAAAGAGTTACTGGAATCTCAACCAAATGAAGTCAACTTCCAAGCCATTGTGGACGTTGAGGATCAAAGTCAACGAAATGTTCTATTAAGGCGCATCATCGAATCAATTGAAGTAAAACGCATTGATAAGGAAAAGTTAGTATCTCAAGTGCGTGTAGTAGTTCGTTTTAAGAACAGTCATACACAAACATTTGTCGTTTGCTATCGTTATCGAGGCTATGACGTTAAGTGGCTTACTGATACTGAGAAATATAAAGAACAATTGAACGCATTTGTTAATGATGCAGTGAAACAACTTGAAGAATGGGAAAGATAAAAGGGCGAAAGCCCTTTTTTTATACCTGTCCAACCAACATCAGACTACTTAGATAATTGAGTTTATGTTGTAACGTTATAGTGGATTGTAGTGAAGTTTAATTCATACTGGATATGAACAAAATTTAACTTGAGAACTTTTGTTTATTTTTTAACCTTTTCACGGTGCACTCGATCCACCAACATCATAAAAATACCCTTTCATATACATAACTTCAATTTGTATGAGCACAATATCCTTAAATAAAGTGTTCATTTTGTTCATATTTGTCAAATCTATAATATCTTTTTTGTTGTGTTTGTTTATCTGGTGTAAATAGATAGAACATCGAGTGTTAATGTAATTAAAGTGAGTTTAAATAGGGTATAAATAAAATTAAAGAAACACTGATAAGGAAATATTATGGATTACACATATTACAGACCAGATGAAATTTACGGCACAGAATCAAAAAGAGAACGTAATAACAAGATTATTAGTCATCTGGAAGCAGGCTATACAGTTACTACAGTTGCTCGCCACCATAAGTTATCGTGGCAGACGATATACAACATCATCACCAAAGCATTTAAAGATGCAAAAGAACGTGCCGAGTTTATGGATTCATTGGAGAAGTACTGAGGTTTAAATGACAGCATTTTATGATCAAACTGGTCGCACATGGAAATGGAAGAAAAATTTAGCGCAAAGGCAAGTCGATGAAAGAGAACGTAGGCAAAGCCTGATGGATGGTTATGAGAATAGTATCAAGGCTGTGAACTGGGTAGAGGTTCAAAAGTGTGTCGAGAGAAACATTAAACCTTGCATTGCAATTAAGAGAACTGGCGTTTCTCGCACCCAATATTGGAAGATGAGAAAAGAACATGAACAAGCACAAAGAAAAATTGAAAAGTGATGTGGCTTTTTATGCTTCGATCTATGGGACATTAATTACTAGTTGCTTGTTTAATAAGAGCACTCGCAGTGTACGAGATATATTCAAGATGAAAAATATAAAACCAGTTCGTACATTTAGCGGAATCAAGAATCTGGTAAACGTAATGGCGGCGATAGAAATCAAGCATGCAACAATGCAAAAAGTTAGTGACAATAAAAATGTAGCATCATTAAACAATGAATGTGACACGAGATCAAAAATAGAGTTTTTAAGGAGTTTTAAATGAAAGTTTTAAAAATGTATAGTACCTCAAAGGGAAGACATAACGTCGTAAGAGAGGCAGAAAGTACTTACGAGCTTTTCAAAAGTCGTTATAAAGAATATTTTTGCGGTGAGTGGTGTAGAGATTATTTCAGCAAAGCATTGATTAGATTGTTCGTAAATGGTCGTATCACAAGCGATGAGTTTAAAGAGTTCAATCAATATGGTCAAAAAATGTCTGACTTACTTGATGAAATGGGTGCTGAATTACCAAATGTTAGACCAATCTTATTAGAGATTGGAAAGAAAAGTGTAGATAAAGAAACTGATCTTTCTAATATAAAGCGCTTTATTGTATGGCATCAAAAGTTTAAAGGCATTCATCGTCGGATGGCTGATCTGTTAATTTTAATTAATGACGTTGAAAATAAATTAAACGGATTTAATGTCCAAAATGGATATTCACGAAATTGTACTGATGCGGGAATTATTCCAGAAACATTACTAACTATTGAACAAGTAGCATTTCTGGTTGAGCTTGGATGGTTTACGAAAGCAAGTATAAAGTACGTATATGGTATCAGTGACAAC
Proteins encoded in this window:
- the ppiC gene encoding peptidylprolyl isomerase PpiC, with amino-acid sequence MANTAAALHILVKHKEQAEDIIKQLKKGAKFQTLAKKYSTCPSGKKGGDLGEFRRGQMVPQFDKVCFSGETLVPHLVKTKFGWHVVKVLYRI
- a CDS encoding recombinase family protein; amino-acid sequence: MYTPQLLSEHYSQITTPQSEQPLAILYSRFSSRNQVGNDSINRQLEGAQKFCEYHNLKLSEANYSDLGISAYKDNVREGLELLLNAVRDGTIPANSWILCHTTCRLSRKGFQHVLKLVSELVATGCKFCTINDNQVYDSTNINKLSSALPLIISADLAFSESEKKSLMIKHAKEQTRKNRKIVGKQPYWITLQDGKPMLNDFSTIVKTIIDLRLKGYSAQRIAKQLNADGHLSPTGKSWGAAAIRKTIDNHVLYGAKEYSEMKDGKLVPVEIVEDLYPALCSKSIWLQIKYEKGTKEVGKRSKSSPFSKLLRCACCGSAMTTRSTYQKGVKYDYRVCIRSTEGSCDQKSRFRDLDNIILGELKHLKYEVKTHATVEVDSIKVFQDKLTLLNQTKELLQSNPTALAAIYADIAKTEQELHEAKRTKELLESQPNEVNFQAIVDVEDQSQRNVLLRRIIESIEVKRIDKEKLVSQVRVVVRFKNSHTQTFVVCYRYRGYDVKWLTDTEKYKEQLNAFVNDAVKQLEEWER
- a CDS encoding helix-turn-helix domain-containing protein; the protein is MDYTYYRPDEIYGTESKRERNNKIISHLEAGYTVTTVARHHKLSWQTIYNIITKAFKDAKERAEFMDSLEKY